The genomic stretch CTCCTACTTTGACGGCGGCGACGTGCCGCTTGCGTTTGGCAACCCGGCGCGTTCGGTCGAGCAATTGTATGAGTATGTGAAGCAATTGGTGGCAGATGGCAAGTTCCCGATCGGTTTGGGCGGTGAGCATCTGGTCTCTTGGGGCCCGATCCGCGCTCTGAAGGAAAAGTATGACGATCTGGTGGTCGTGCAGTTTGATGCTCATGCTGACCTGCGCGAAGACTATGAAGGCGAACCGTACTCGCACGCGACTGTGTTGCGCAAAGCGTGCGATGTGGTCGGCCCGAACAACGTGTACCAGTTCGGCATCCGCTCTGGCACCCGCGAAGAGTTCAAATATGGCCGTGAGAACACCAATTTCTACCCGTTCGATGTGTTGGAACCGTTGCAAGGCGTGATCGACGAGCTGAAAGGTCGTCCGATCTACCTGACCATCGACATCGATGTCGTCGATCCGGCAGAAGCGCCGGGCACCGGTACGCTCGATGCGGGCGGCATCACAGCACGCGAGCTGTTCAAGGCGTTGTACCTGATGCGCGACGCGGGTCTGAACATCGTGGCGTTCGACCTTGTGGAGATCGCTCCGGTTTACGATCCATCCGAAAAAACGCAGATTTTGGCGTCGAAGATTGTGCGTGAAGTCTTGCTCGGCTTGGTTCCGAGTTCAAAATAAGGTCATGACAAAAGCAACTCTGGGCATGTGCGGAGTTGCTTTTGTCCCCCTATAAGGAGCGATGGGATGATGGAAGGGGCGGTTCGCGTCACCGTCTGGTCCCAGCAACGGCAGAAGAACGGCGAGCGACAAACGTTCGAAATGCAAGCGGAGGGCAGGTTGTACAAAAAGGGCGAAGCGCAATACATCAGTTATCGGGAACTTGACGATTCCGGACTGGGTTCAACACTGACGACGATTCGCGTCGAGGGTCAGCAGATGACCCTGATTCGCCAAGGCGAGACGACGATGCGCCAAGTGCTGATCAAAGGCCAAGAACAGCGCGGCTCGTACAACACGCCCTTCGGTACGTTCGAACTGGTCACTCGCACTTCCAAGCTGGTGTTGAACCTCACAGAAACTGGTGGCCGGATCGAAGCGGTGTACAACCTGCGTCTGGCCGGAGAAAAGAGCCGGATGGAACTGCGGATCGATGTTCTGCAGCTTCCACCCGTGTAATCAGGTACCATGAAAGGCAGGTGTCCGCTATGGACTTGAAAGTGTTAATCCTCTCCCTCATCACCGGGATTGTGGTCGGCGTCGTCTTCACCTTGATGCGCCTCCCCCTCCCTGCCCCGCCCGTACTGTCTGGGATTTTAGGCATCGTCGGCATTTGGCTGGGTGCAAAGATTGTGGAGTTTTTTAAGTAAATGGAAAATGAAAAGACGGTATTCGTGTCAGCGACATGAATACCGTCTTTTTTGTTGGTCAAATGTTGTCGGGCGATTGGATGGATGCAGGAGGAATTGTTTAGACCTTTTCGCTATGGGCGTCATGTGGAAACAATTGAAATTAACCAACACTCCTCAATCTAATTCCGAGATCGAGCAGGAAGCGCTTAGGCAAAGTTCTATTAGGATAATGGAGAGGATGGAAATAGATCGAGTCTTCGATCGATATATCGGAGTTAAGTCAAAATTTTATGCCGCGCATAATGATTTTGTTGTATGACACGGTTGCGAGATCTAGTTTTTAAAAACCAATAGAAAACTTTTTTGATAAATAATACCAATTACCTATTGATTCTGGAAAGTGATTATTATATAAATAATATGAATCAAGTTTTAATAAATGAATTTTGGAGGGTGTGTTACTATGAGAAAAACAGTGATTCTTGCTGGTGTAGTAGCAGTTGTCAGTTTGTCTATCCCCGTGTCCGCATCTGCGGCATGGACGCACGGGTATTCGGGACAAAGTGCATATACCCGTACGGGTAATTGTGCGTACGGTGACCGGGCAGGAGGGGAATATGTGCAAAAACTCCACGATGGAATGGTAGGAAACAACTTAGCATCAACAGGAACAGTATATCGAGATAATAGTTCTTGGGAAAGCGATCTGACGGGAACTTTTGCGGATAGCAAACAATTCTTTGCTTTTGGCGGACATGGACTCGGTTATTGGGCGTATTCTAATGGTAAAGGTGCAGGATCTCATTTCTACACGGCAAACTCTTCTTCAACGTTCCATACATCGGAGACACAAGATAACTCTAACGCTCAGTGGGATGAGATTCGCTGGGGTGGCTCATCAATGCGATGGGCAACGATGTATCAATGCAATTTTTTACGAAATGGTGGAATCTCATCTAATGAGACGAAGATTTGGAACATGTTTCAGGGCCTGCATCTCATGATGGGCTTCTCAAGTATCATGTATTTGGATTCGCGTGAAGGGAGTCGCTACGCTGCACGCATAGGAGCTGGATGGACGATAAAAGAATCTTTCTTTGATGCAGCAGCTTACTATCAGCCGCAACTCCCGTACGGGGATTCGGATCCAGCTGGTTCGGTTATCGTCCGTGTCAAGGGTTATTCGACCAAGGGGAGTGACAATTATGCGAGCTCAACAACAGCTGCTCCAGCGTACACGGGCTCTAACGCTTCTTCTTTTAGCACGTGGGATCAAACCATTACATTGTAGTAGCAACATGGATGGATATGTCTGGACTCCGCTAAAAAATGACAGGAGGGTACTTCAATGAATAATAAATTGCTCGCGGTAATCACTTTGTCTGCAGTACTTGGTGCTGGTATGCTTTATACTCAAGTTGGCGCGTCGGAAGAGAAGGAAGCCCTTGTTGTGGAAAACAAACAGACACAAATTCCAGAATTGTTTATTCCAGGCCCAGGGCAGGGAGTTGCTGACAAGATTGAGTTTCAAGTGACTGCAGAGAACGTTAGACTTCCATCGGAAGAAACGATTTATAAATTCAAGAAGCAAAATTATACGAAAAATGAAGTCCATAACATGGCCACGAAACTGGGGATGAAAGGTGAAGTCTTTAATCTTGAAGAATCTTTGGGCGTCAATGATGGTGACAAAACATTGGAGATTGAAAAGGACAGCGGGAAAATTCTTTATTTAAATCGTGCTCACTTGGGTCAATGGTTGGTTGATGGCAAAGCCAAGCAGATTCCGACAGATGAGCAATCTACTCAGCATGCAATAGATTTTCTTCAGAAGATGAACTGGTTGCCGGAAAACTTTCAAGTTAGGGGGGTGACTGAAAACCGCGAAATCCCAGGTAACCTGAATCCAGAGACAGATCAGGGCATTGTATTAAGCAAGACTGTTCACTTGTACAAGCATGTGAATGGAAAGCCAGTATTGGGCGTCTCTCGAATAACAGTTGAAATTGGACACCAGGGCGAAATCGAAACAGTACGCAAATATCATAAAGAAGAGGAAGCTTTCCAGAAATATAAGCTAAAGTCGTTGGATCAGGCAGTTTTGGAATTGAAGGACAAAAAGGGCATGATTAATCTTGAAGAAGGCGCTAGTGATGCAATACTTGACCAAATTGAACTGACTTATTGGGAAGATGCGGGCTCGATAGATGAACAACCATACCTGCAACCGGTCTATTTATTCAAGGGGAAGTACAAATTATATGGAAAGGATGCAACATTTAGCGGTATAGTTCCAGCTGTTGACAACGGCTTTACCCTGCATAAAGAAGTGGGGCAAGACAGCGCTGCGAATGCAGTGAAATAACACGGTTCCCCCTAATCAAACGATTGGGGGGTATTTTAAGTGAAGCCTTTCTGAAGGGCCAACGATCTGAAACATAATCTGAAGCGTTAAAAAGGAGGAATGAAGTTTGAGACGATTTGCTTGGATCATCATTCTGTGCGGAAGTTTGACGCTTACTGGATGCAATTCGGGAGCGTCGCATGAACTTCCAGAGCAAATGGCTATACCAGTCCCAACTACGTCCTGGGATGGGGAGCAGTGGCAAGTGGAGGCAGATAAGATGAGCGGTGAAATCAACCACTTGTACGTCGGAGAGTCTTCGAGCAGAAAAGGTTATCAAGTAGGAGATCAGATTCGAATTCGAGGCAACGTCTATGTACTGGAAATGATTGAGGCCGATGATAAACCTTTCAAAGTGTGGTTGAAACGTGCGGACCGATGACAGTGGACAAGGAGCGATCAAGCGTGTTGACACATCCGTTTGGAGTCGATCTTTGAGGGCCCTGCCACGATAAATGGGTACCTAACAGGAAGCGCGGGAAGAAGACGGGCCATCTGTTGTGATGATGACAGCGAATCATCACCGACAACATGGTAAAACTGGTGTTTGCGAGGGATTTCGCCCTGAACGCTTGGACGTTTTGTCCGTCAAGTCGGTTTTGGAATATTTGGGAAGTGGTGTCGAATCGTGATTGACTTCATTGATACTAGGTGATGCATTATTAAAAATATAATGTTAATGAGAGGAGGTAGAAATAAATGAAAGCAACGAAAATAGTAGCTTCTATCACCGGGATCATGTTACTTGCAGGTGTCATCATTATCTCCAACCCGACCCGTGCAGAACAGACTTCTGAAAAAGAGGCAAAACAGGCGGTCACTCATTATTTGAATGCAGTCTCTGCGGGTGATGTGAATGAGATCATCAAGTATAGTAAGGATGAGCGCGTGCCAGATGATACAAAAAGGAAGGAAATGCTGGAGCACTTCATGCAAAATAATCCAGTAAAACAAATTCAGGTCTTATCTGTCAATTACATCAATGAAGCAAATATCAACGTGACAATAAGTGGTCAATTCGGAGATACAACAGAAACGAAGACATTGCCGTTGATCAAAGAAAACAATCAATGGAAAGTCTTAATTGAAGACAGCAACTAAGAAAACCTCAAATCGAATTACCCGAAAAGTGGTCATCGAATTGAGTTGATTCCACACAGCTCTGCTGGGATGTATGGGGCAGGAAATGCATACGATGGGTACTAAATGACAGCCCGCTCAGATGAGTAGAACATTTGAGTGGGTTGTCATTTTCTTTGCCAGACGGAATATAGTTTTTGTGTTGACAAAAGGGATGGCACCAGACTATAATGACGACATACCCCGAGGGGTATTTTTAAAGGATTAAAATATACCCTATAGGGTATTCCGAAGGGTGAACCAACATGTCATTCGAAACGGTGCTCGTCTTGTTTCTGATCGGGTTTGTAGGGTCGTTTGTGTCAGGGTTGGTCGGTATTGGCGGCTCGGTGATCAAGTATCCGTTATTGCTGTACGTGCCTCCTCTGCTCGGGCTGGCAGCTTATTCGGCCCATGAGGTGTCGGGGATTTCGGCGGTACAGGTATTTTTTGCAACACTGGCCGGGACGCTTGCCCTGCGCAACGAAAAGGTGCTCAACTATCGTCTCGTGCTGTATATGGGGACGGCCATCGTCATTGGGAGTTTTCTTGGTGCATACGGAGGGAGGTATCTTTCCGGGGATGCGGTCAATCTGGTCTACGGCGTGCTGGCTACCATCGCTGCGGTGATGATGTTCGTGCCGCGCAAAGGGGTGCTGGAATGTTCGTCCGCCGAGGTGACCTTCAACCGCTGGCTAGCAGCGGGGGCGGCGTTCGTCGTCGGGATCGCTTCGGGGATCGTCGGGGCGGCCGGAGCCTTTTTGTTGGTGCCGATCATGTTGACCGTGCTGAAGATCCCGACGCGGGTGGCGATCGCTTCCTCGCTTGCGATCACGTTCCTGTCTTCAATCGGCTCAGCGACGGGGAAACTATTGGCTGGCGACGTGTTGTTTCTCCCCGCTTTGGTCATGGTCGTGGCGAGTGTCATCGCCGCCCCGATCGGTGCTAAGCTGAGCAAGAGACTGACACCGAAGTATTTGCAGGCATTACTCGCTGTGTTGATTCTTGGCACGGCCATTAAAATATGGATCGACATTCTCTAGAAGAGGTGATTTCGATGGACATTCGCGTGGTATCGGTACAGGAGTTGCACGACAAAATGGAAAGCGGGCAGGACCTGCTCGTGCTCGATGTGCGCAGTGAACAGGCGTATCAAGACTGGCGGATCAAAGGAAAGAGCCTCCAGTCGATGAACATCCCCTACTTTGAATTTTTGGAAGCGGACGAGAGCGTCTCCAAGACGCTGCCCAAAGCACAGGAAATCGTCATCGTCTGCAACAAAGGCAATTCGGCGCGGATGGTGGCAGAAGTGCTGATGCAAAACGGGTTCCACGTCAGCGTGCTTGCAGGCGGCATGGAGGCATGGTCGCAGTTCTACCATCCTGTCACTGTGGCGCAGACCGAGCAGATGAAGCTGATTCAATTGAACCGCTTGGGCAAAGGGTGCCTCTCCTACCTGATCGTTTCACAAGGGCAAGCGCTGGTGGTGGACGCGGGTCGCCATGTCGAGGAATATCTGCAAGCGGCCGCACGTGAAGGGGCGGTCATCACCTATGTTGTCGATACGCACCTGCATGCAGACCACATCTCGGGCGGTGTGCAGTTGGCGGAGCGGACAGGTGCTGCGTACCTGATCTCGCCAAGCGAAATGGAAGGCTCTCCCCTCCCCTATCAACCGCTGGAGGCGGATGGAACGCTGCACGTCGGCAGTACGGAGGTGAAAATTCTCGCAGTGCCGACGCCAGGACATACACCGGGTTCCGTATCGGTGCTGGTCGATCAATCGTTCTTGCTGTCGGGCGATACGATCTTTGTCGGCGGTCTGGGGCGACCCGATCTCGGTGGCAAGGCGCAGGAATGGGCGCAGGCGCTCTATGACACGGTGTTCCAAACCATCGCCTTGCTGGATGATGACGTGTTGGTGCTACCGACCCATTTTGCTGATCTCGCTGAAGTGAACGAGCAGGGCTATGTCGGCGCCAAATTAGGCAGCATCCGCAGAAGCAACGAAATCATGCGCACAAAAGACCGCGCGCAGTTTACTGAACAGGTTGCCGGACAAACGGGGGCGACTCCGCCCAACTATGAAACGATCGTCAGCATCAACCGTGGCTTGAGCTTGGTGGATGAGGAAAAGGCGACCGAACTGGAAACTGGGCCGAATCGCTGTGCGATTCACCATTCGTAAGGCAAATTGAAATACAAACAGACTGAGAGGAGCAGATCATGATGAACATTGACTTGACGGTAGATGCGAAAGGGCTTTCTTGCCCGATGCCGATCGTGAAAGCGAAAAAGGGCATGGATACGCTGAACGAGGGGCAAGTGATGATGCTCGTGACGACCGACAAAGGATCGGTCAGCGATTTTCCTAGCTGGATCAACCGGATGAAGTATGAATTGGTGAAAACGGAAGAGGCAAATGGTGAGTACCGCTTCTTCGTCAAAAAGTAAGGAGGAGCAAGATGGAGAACAACAGCTCGACATTGGTGCTGTTCAGCGGCGATCTCGACAAGGCAATGGCAGGGTTGATCATCGCGACAGGTGCGGCGGCGATGGGTAAACAGGTCACGATGTTTTTTACCTTTTGGGGGCTGAACGTCCTGCGCAAAGAGCAGTATGTCAAGACCGATAAAACTCTGGTCGAACGCCTCTTTGAAAAAATGATGCCGCGCGGTCCGGAGAAACTTGGCGTCTCGAACATGAATTATGGCGGGCTCGGCGCGTGGATGATGAAAAAGGTGATGAAGAAGAAAAACATTGCCACCTTGCATGAATTGATGGAGACTGCAAGAGAGTTGGATGTGAAAATCATCGCCTGCGCGATGTCGATGGATGTGCTGGGCATCACAGAAGCAGAGTTGATCGACGGGATCGAGTACGCCGGGGTGACCACCTATTTGGCGGCGACCGATGAGAGCAACCACAATCTGTTTATCTAGTTGCACGTTTTTACGCGACAGGGGTATCATAAGAATCAGAAGGCTGGAGGTGGGTCGCAATGGAATACACCGACGGGATGAAAAACCGCTTAAAGCGGATCGAAGGTCAGATCCGCGGGGTGCTGTCGATGATGGAACAGGACAAGGACTGCCGCGAGGTGGTCACACAGCTGTCAGCGGTGCGTTCCGCTGTCGATCGCACAATCGGGCTCATCGTCGCTGGCAACTTGGAGAATTGTGTTCGCGAAGAGTTGGAAAAAGGCAACAAGCCAGATCAGGTGATCAAAGAGGCGGTTGAACTGCTCGTCAAAAGCAGATAGAGCAAGAGGCAGATCCTGCGCGACAGGGTCTGCCTCTTTTTGCATGCTCCAAAGCGCCTTGTGCCACACTAAGGAAAAGCGAGGTGGTGGCAGTGCGAACATGGCTGGTTGCGCTTTTGGCAGCTGTGGTGCTCGTAGGAGGCGGTAGTGCGCGGGCCGCCGAGGGGCAGGGGTCCAGTGTGTTGCCCTTATCCTATCGGCCAGAGGACAATCGCCAGGAAGTGCGGGAGATCAAGCAGGAGGAGGTGAAGAAAGTCTATCAACAAAAGAAGATCGACGGAGCGCAGGTCCTGTTATTTTCCCGACCGTATGAGCAGGATGATTATCTGTATGGCGCTTGGGTGAAGGATGGCAAACTGTATGATCTAGGAGCGGTGGGGACACTGCCGTTTGCAGAGCAGACCTACATCGACAAGCATGAGTTTAACGGTCATGCGGTGTTGCGCATCGACGGCGTTTACGCGGCGAAAGCGGTACAGTCCAATTTTTATTTGCTGGGGGCGGAGCAGGTCAAACCGTTCCTGCGTGTGAACGGCCATGCGGTCGAATCGGATCTTGATCGGGATGGCAAAAAAGAGATCGTCACGATGCACAGCTTGTCCGGTACTACCAAAATCTTTAAGGAAATGCCGAGTGGCCAGTTCGAAGTGGCAGACATCAATCAAGCGACGGCCGGCAAAGAGGTCGTGTTCCAGATGGAAGACGATCTCTTTATCGCCAAGTTTGCGGACGGAACGACGAAAAAGTATCTGTACACACCAGATGGACTCCGCGAAGAAAAATAGGCGTTCTGCGATCGCATAAGAAAACCCCTTGCACCGAAGTGACAAGGGGTTTGTTGTTTGATAGGAGATTCTAGTTTACGCCTACTGCGGTCCAAGCGTTTGCTACTGCAGAGTAGTAGGAGGAGCTGGAGCCGTACAGAGCAGCTGCTGCTTGCAGGGTTGCTGCGCGTGCGCCAGAGAAGTTGGTGTTCGCCGTCATGTAGTCGCGGGAAGCTTGGTACCAGATCTTCGCTGCGATCGTACGGGAGCCGATCGAAGTAGCAGCGTTGTAGAACGCTTTGTTCGGGATACCGGAGTTGGTGTGAACGCCGCCCCAGTCGCCAGCTTGCGTGTTCGGCAGGTTTTTGTATTGGTTCATGTGAGCCGGGTCGCCGTATGCAGCCGGGTCAGACATGGAACGGAAACCAACGTAGCCGTAGCCCGGCAGAGTGAGGTCTTCACCCATCGTCCAGTTCACGTTCTCGATCGCTGCAGCAATCGCATCCGACCAAGACTCGTTGAGTGCACCCGATTGGTTTTGGTAGATCAAACCGGAAGTGTACTCGGTTACACCGTGCGTCAATTCATGCGCGATTACGTCAAGGCCAGCGGAGAATGCGCGGAAGTTCACGCCGTCGCCATCGCCGTATACCATGTAGGTGCCGTTCCAGAACGCGTTGTTATATTTGTTTCCGTAGTGAACGAGCGACTCGATGTTCATGCCGTTGCCGTTGATCGAGTTGCGGTTGACGTTGTTTTTGTACCAGTCGTAAACAGCACCTGCATAGTAGTGAGCATCAACTGCAGCGCGATGAGTGGTTGCGGTCCAAGAGTTGGTTGTGTTCGTCAGGTTGTAGATGGAGGACGTGCCATTTTTCATATCGCGGGTACGGATCATACCGGTCATTGCTTTCGAGGTATCTTCCATGTAGTAGAGGCCCGATTTC from Tumebacillus algifaecis encodes the following:
- a CDS encoding DsrE/DsrF/DrsH-like family protein, whose amino-acid sequence is MENNSSTLVLFSGDLDKAMAGLIIATGAAAMGKQVTMFFTFWGLNVLRKEQYVKTDKTLVERLFEKMMPRGPEKLGVSNMNYGGLGAWMMKKVMKKKNIATLHELMETARELDVKIIACAMSMDVLGITEAELIDGIEYAGVTTYLAATDESNHNLFI
- a CDS encoding Rv0361 family membrane protein, coding for MKATKIVASITGIMLLAGVIIISNPTRAEQTSEKEAKQAVTHYLNAVSAGDVNEIIKYSKDERVPDDTKRKEMLEHFMQNNPVKQIQVLSVNYINEANINVTISGQFGDTTETKTLPLIKENNQWKVLIEDSN
- a CDS encoding sulfite exporter TauE/SafE family protein, encoding MSFETVLVLFLIGFVGSFVSGLVGIGGSVIKYPLLLYVPPLLGLAAYSAHEVSGISAVQVFFATLAGTLALRNEKVLNYRLVLYMGTAIVIGSFLGAYGGRYLSGDAVNLVYGVLATIAAVMMFVPRKGVLECSSAEVTFNRWLAAGAAFVVGIASGIVGAAGAFLLVPIMLTVLKIPTRVAIASSLAITFLSSIGSATGKLLAGDVLFLPALVMVVASVIAAPIGAKLSKRLTPKYLQALLAVLILGTAIKIWIDIL
- a CDS encoding DUF6345 domain-containing protein is translated as MRKTVILAGVVAVVSLSIPVSASAAWTHGYSGQSAYTRTGNCAYGDRAGGEYVQKLHDGMVGNNLASTGTVYRDNSSWESDLTGTFADSKQFFAFGGHGLGYWAYSNGKGAGSHFYTANSSSTFHTSETQDNSNAQWDEIRWGGSSMRWATMYQCNFLRNGGISSNETKIWNMFQGLHLMMGFSSIMYLDSREGSRYAARIGAGWTIKESFFDAAAYYQPQLPYGDSDPAGSVIVRVKGYSTKGSDNYASSTTAAPAYTGSNASSFSTWDQTITL
- a CDS encoding MBL fold metallo-hydrolase yields the protein MDIRVVSVQELHDKMESGQDLLVLDVRSEQAYQDWRIKGKSLQSMNIPYFEFLEADESVSKTLPKAQEIVIVCNKGNSARMVAEVLMQNGFHVSVLAGGMEAWSQFYHPVTVAQTEQMKLIQLNRLGKGCLSYLIVSQGQALVVDAGRHVEEYLQAAAREGAVITYVVDTHLHADHISGGVQLAERTGAAYLISPSEMEGSPLPYQPLEADGTLHVGSTEVKILAVPTPGHTPGSVSVLVDQSFLLSGDTIFVGGLGRPDLGGKAQEWAQALYDTVFQTIALLDDDVLVLPTHFADLAEVNEQGYVGAKLGSIRRSNEIMRTKDRAQFTEQVAGQTGATPPNYETIVSINRGLSLVDEEKATELETGPNRCAIHHS
- a CDS encoding XapX domain-containing protein — encoded protein: MDLKVLILSLITGIVVGVVFTLMRLPLPAPPVLSGILGIVGIWLGAKIVEFFK
- a CDS encoding sulfurtransferase TusA family protein, which translates into the protein MNIDLTVDAKGLSCPMPIVKAKKGMDTLNEGQVMMLVTTDKGSVSDFPSWINRMKYELVKTEEANGEYRFFVKK
- a CDS encoding M4 family metallopeptidase; its protein translation is MNKKVIATLVMSSMVAAALTMNAGAANDKQVLKDEKGAVHNVKGKIGKVEGATAEQRAINTLEKVKGDFGFAKAEGNFKVKKSHKDENGTTHTRLDQVIDGVKVYGSQVIVHEANGDAEGVTGSFKNVKANAKQAKLNATTAIDKAVAHTGFTGELSKAAAAELVYYPVGDQAILSYQVGVSYISDTPGNWTVFVNAVDGSIVYAVNAIEGVAGTGTGVLGGTKTIQTTLKSGLYYMEDTSKAMTGMIRTRDMKNGTSSIYNLTNTTNSWTATTHRAAVDAHYYAGAVYDWYKNNVNRNSINGNGMNIESLVHYGNKYNNAFWNGTYMVYGDGDGVNFRAFSAGLDVIAHELTHGVTEYTSGLIYQNQSGALNESWSDAIAAAIENVNWTMGEDLTLPGYGYVGFRSMSDPAAYGDPAHMNQYKNLPNTQAGDWGGVHTNSGIPNKAFYNAATSIGSRTIAAKIWYQASRDYMTANTNFSGARAATLQAAAALYGSSSSYYSAVANAWTAVGVN
- the speB gene encoding agmatinase; amino-acid sequence: MKNDPAYSGREFIGATQNYEEATAVIYGMPMDWTVSFRAGTRLGPQRVREVSILLEEYSPYLDKGLEEVSYFDGGDVPLAFGNPARSVEQLYEYVKQLVADGKFPIGLGGEHLVSWGPIRALKEKYDDLVVVQFDAHADLREDYEGEPYSHATVLRKACDVVGPNNVYQFGIRSGTREEFKYGRENTNFYPFDVLEPLQGVIDELKGRPIYLTIDIDVVDPAEAPGTGTLDAGGITARELFKALYLMRDAGLNIVAFDLVEIAPVYDPSEKTQILASKIVREVLLGLVPSSK
- a CDS encoding metal-sensitive transcriptional regulator produces the protein MEYTDGMKNRLKRIEGQIRGVLSMMEQDKDCREVVTQLSAVRSAVDRTIGLIVAGNLENCVREELEKGNKPDQVIKEAVELLVKSR
- a CDS encoding DUF1934 domain-containing protein; protein product: MMEGAVRVTVWSQQRQKNGERQTFEMQAEGRLYKKGEAQYISYRELDDSGLGSTLTTIRVEGQQMTLIRQGETTMRQVLIKGQEQRGSYNTPFGTFELVTRTSKLVLNLTETGGRIEAVYNLRLAGEKSRMELRIDVLQLPPV